The Amycolatopsis umgeniensis DNA segment TCCGGCGGCGGGCTCAACGCGGTCCTGCTGTCCGAGCGGCTCCCACACCGGATCGACGGCGCGCTGGCGATGTGCGGGCCCGTCGCGGGCGGCTCCGCGTTGTTCGCTCAGGCGCTGGACCTCGGGTTCGCGGTCCGGACGCTGCTGGCGCCCGAACTGGAGATCGTCCGCATCGCCGACCCGCGCACGAACCTCGCGAAAGCCCATCAGGCGATCGCGAAGGCGCTGGAATCACCCGATGGACGGGCGCGGCTCGCCCTCGCCAACGCGTTCGCCGACGTCCCCGGTTGGTCGACAGCGCATCATCCCCGCTCCGCCGACGTCGTCGAGCAGATCCGCCAGCAGACAAAGTTCGTCCAGGCGGTTTACGACCAGCTTTCGTGGGGCGCCCACCGGGCCGATCTGGAGGCGCGGGCCGGCGGGAATCCGACCGGGAACACCGGGGTGGATTACCGCGGCCTGCTCGCCCGGTCGAGTGAACGTGACCTCGTGCAGCAGGCCTACCGCGCCGCGGGCCTGGACCTGGGCGCGGATCTGGCCAAGCTCGCCGCCGCGCCGCGCGTCAAGGCCGACAACGCCGCGGCCCGTCGGCTCGACCGCACCGGGACCCCGACGGGACGCGGTCACCAGCCGATCGTCACGCTGCACCCGATCGGCGACGGCGTCGCCCCCGAGCACGAGCGGACCCATGGTGACCGCGTCGATCCCGGCCGGATCCGGCAGCTGTTCGTGAACCGGGGCGGGCATTGCCAGCACACCGCGGCGGAGGAGCTGACGGCGTTGCGCGTGCTGCGGGATCGCGTCGAGACGGGCCGCTGGCCGTCGACGTCGCCGGAGCGGCTGAACGCCGAGGCGAACCGATTCGGCCCGGAGTTCCACTTCCTCTACGACTGGCTGCACGGCGAACCGGGCACTTCCGGGCCCGCGTTCCGGCGATATCACCCGGCCCCGCTGCCTCGTGTGGCCTGACCGGTCAGTCGCCGACGGGATGGCTCGCCTGAAAGGCCAGCCTCCCGTCGGCTTCGGCCGCGATCCTTTCGAGCGCGTCGTCCAAGGCCATGAAGACCTCCCAAGGAGGTTGCCCGGTCGCGGCGGCCAAGCGGTCGACGAGCGCCTGTTCGAGATCGGTGACCCGCTTGGCCTTCCACACCTTGTCCGCGACGCTCACGAGCAGGTCTTCGACGCCGACGTCCGCGCCCCAAGCGGCGTGCGTCCGCGCGAATCGCGCCCGGTCCTCGTCGATTCCTTGGGAGACAAGGAGTTCGTAACCGGCCTGCTCGTGCGCGGAACCCGGTCCGGACAGTTCTTCGCGGTGGATCGTCTTGCCGACGTCGTGGACGGCCGCGCCGAACAGGGTCACTTCGCGGTCGAAGACCACCTCCGGGTGTCGCTTCTCCAGCCAGTCGGCCAGCGTGCAAGCCACATCGTGGACCGCGCGCAGATGCGCGGCGAGGCGCGGGGGAGCGGCCAGTTTCTCCAGCAGTCCGCCCACTTCCTCCGGCAACGGGCGGAGCGGCGGCTCACCGGGATCGGTCAGGGCGCGGCGCAGAGCTGGCGAGGACATGGCATCCAGAATGGCAGGAACCTGGTCCGCCGATGAGCACCGTGCATGTGAGATTCGGGTGACGGCCGCATCCGCTTGACAACCGCTGCGCCGACCGGTGTACTGGAGACATCGAACAAGCGTTCGATGTGCTGCCTTCCCCGTGGCACGCCCAGAACCGTCCACAAAGGACGGTCCAGGTGTCGTGGGGAGGCGAGGTCCGGTGACAGCGGAGGTGGTCGAAGCACGGGCCTTGCCGTTGGCGAGGCTGGCGGCTTTGCCAGGAGTGAGCACGGCCAGTGGCGTGGCTTCCGCGGCCGAACACGCGAGGACGACGGGAAGGGTGCTCCCGGTGTCCCCGGCGTTGTCCGGTCTGCTGCCCGCCGCGGGGCTCCGGCGCGGGAGCACCGTTTCGGTGCTGGGGTCCACGTCACTGATGCTCACCCTGCTCGCCGCCGCGACAGCCGGCGGCGCGTGGGCGGTCGCGGTCGGCCTGCCCGCGCTCGGGGTGGTCGCCGCCGCGGAACTCGGGGTCGAGGTGGGCAGGCTCGCGCTGGTCCCCCGTCCCGGTGCCGAGTTCCCGGCGGTGACCGCGGCCCTGCTCGACGGCTTCGACCTCGTGGTCGTCGGGCCGGGTCTCGCCAGGCCCGACGTGGCGAGACGGCTGTCCGCCCGCGCCCGCAACCGTGGTTCGGTGCTGCTTTCGCTGGGTTCCTGGCCCGGTGCGGAGGTCGAGCTGAGCTGCCACCGCTCGCGCTGGACGGGTTTCACCGGTGGCGGAGCGGGCTATTTGCGAACTCGTGAGGTCGAGGTGCGGGCGGGTGGCCGGGGTGCGGCCGCCCGGCCGATGGCGGCGTTGCTGCGTTTCCCCGGCGAGGGTGAAGTCGAGAAGGCCGACTTCCCCGCGGCGAGGTGGGGGACGGCGTGAACTCACCTGTACGCATGCTGGTGCTGTGGTGCCCGGACTGGCCCGCGGTCGCCGCCGCGGCCCTCGCGGGCGAACCGGTCGGCCGACCGGCCGCGGTCTTCTCGGCGAACCGAGTGGTCGCCTGCACCGCGGTGGCCAGGGGATACGGCGTCCGCCGAGGGATGCGGCGGCGCGAGGCCCAGTCCTGCTGCCCGGAGCTGGCGGTCTTCGGCGAGGACGACGGCCGTGACGCCCGGCTCTTCGAGTCCGTCGCGCAGGCGGTGGAAGGGCTGGCCGTCGGGGTGGAGGTCGTACGCCCGGGGATCGTCGCCGTCCCGGTCGACGGCGCCGCCGGTTACTTCGGCGGCGAGCACGGTCTCCTCGAAAGGCTGGTGGACGAGGTGTCCGTGGCGGCGGGGGTGGAATGCCAGGTCGGCGTCGCCGACGGCCTGTTCGCCGCGACGCTCGCCGCCCGCCGCTCGACACTGGTCGGGCCGGGCGGGACGGCGGAATTCCTCGCTCCCTTGCCCATCCGTGAACTCGATCAGCCCGAAGCGGGGCGAACCGAACTGGTCACCCTGCTCCGGCAGCTCGGCCTTCGCACGTTGGGCGCCTTCGCGACGCTCGGCGAGAGCGATGTCTCCGCGCGGTTCGGCATGGAAGGCGTACTCGCTCACCGGCTGGCTCGAGGGCGGTCCGAACGTCCGCCCTTGCGCCGCCGTCCACCACCGGAACTCTCGCTCGCGAAGACGTTCGACCCGCCGATCGACAGGGTCGACGCCGCCGCGTTCGTGGCGAAAGGGCTCGGCGAGAGCTTTCACGCCGGGCTCGCCGCGCACGGGCTGGCCTGCACCCGCCTCGGTATCTACGCCACCACCGAGACCGGTGAACAACTCGGCCGGGTGTGGCGCTGCGCCGAACCGCTGACCCCGTCCGGCGTCGCGGACAGGGTGCGCTGGCAGTTCGAAGGCTGGCTGAAGGTCCGGGACACCTCGGCGCGGCCCAGGTCGGGCGTCGTGCGGCTGCGGCTGGAGCCGGAGGAGACCGTCGAAGGCCGGTCGCTGCAGCTCGGGTTGTGGCAGGCGGGGGCGGCAGGCGCGCTGCGTCCGTCCACAGAGGACGAAGGCTTGGCCGGTGAACGCGCGGGCCGCGCGCTGGTGCGGGTGCAGGGGTTGCTCGGCCCGGAGAGCGTCTTCACCGCGGTGCTCGACGGCGGCCGAGGTCCCGCCGAGCGTGTCCGGCTGGTGCCGTGGGGCGACAGACGGGAGAAGTCGGCGCGGGCGGACGCGAACTGGGCCGGACGGCTCCCGTCGCCTTCCCCGGCGACGGTGTTCGCCAGGCCGGTGCCCGCCCAGGTGCTGGACGAGAACGGGCGCGTCGTGGAGATCACCGCGCGGCGCCGGGTCACCGGCACGCCGTTCCTCGTGAGCTTCGAGGGAGGCGAGCCGCGCGAGGTCCTCGCCTGGGCCGGGCCTTGGCTGGTCGGCGTCCGGGCCGGGGCGGGTCACGCGCGTTCGGGCACCCGGATCCGGGTGCAGGTACTGCTGGCCGACGGACAGGGCGCCGAGGAAGCGGTGCTGCTCCGCTTCGCACACCACGAGAATCCGATGTGGACACTGGAAGGGAAGTACGACTGACCATGGACGAGGAGTACACGCGGCTGGTGCGGCGATGGCTGGAAGAACCGGCCATCCCGGTGCAGCGTGCCGAGTTGGACACGGCCTGGGCGGCGTGCGTCCCGCGCGCGGAAGTGTTCGTCCCCCCGCCGAGACGTTCGATCGAGAATCGGTGACCGATGGGCTGGAACAACCCTCCGAAGCCGTGGAAGGATCTCGCACGCGAACTCGCGGGCGAGGTCCAGCCCGGCGACGGCGGTGACAGTCCCGCCTGGAGTGCCAAGCGGGAGGGCTACCAGCGTCCCGCGGACCTTTCGGGGCTGATCGGCGACGACGACGGGGCCACCGCGCACCGGGTGCCGTACGCCGAATTGCACTGCCATTCGAACTTCAGTTTCCTCGACGGGGCGAGTCACCCCGAGGAACTGGTGGAGGAGGCCGCGCGGTTGGGCTTGGACGCGATCGCGCTCACCGATCACGACGGCATGTACGGCGTGGTGCGCTTCGCCGAAGCCGCGAGGGAACTGGGCGTGCACACCGTCTTCGGCACGGAGCTCAGCTTCGGCCTGTCGGGGCCGCAGAACGGGTTCGCCGACCCCGAAGGCGAGCACCTTCTCTTGCTGGCCAAGAAACAGGAAGGCTATCTGAGCCTGAACCGGGCGATCACCGCCGGGCAGCTGTACGGCTTCGACAGGGAATCCTTGTCGCCCAAGGAAAGGGCCGAGAAGGGCAGGCCGGTCTACGATCTGCGCGCGGTCGCCGAAGAGGTCAGCGGGGGGTGCGTCGTGCTCACCGGCTGCCGCAAGGGCGCGGTGCGCAAGGCGCTCGTCACCGGAGGCCCCGTCGCGGCCGTGGAGAAACTGAAGGAACTCATCGACTGCTTCGGCCGGGAGAACGTCTACGTCGAACTCATCGATCACAGCCTTCCCTTGGACAGTACGCACAACGACCTGCTGAGCGAGATGGCCGAGGAGTTCGGGCTGCCGACGGTGGCGACCACGGCGGCGCATTACGCGCGGCCGGAGCGGGCCCCGCTCGCCGACGCGCTCAGCGCCATCCGCGCCCGGCGGGGCCTGGAGGACATGGAGGGCTGGCTGCCCGCCGCGGGGACGGCGTTCCTGCGGTCGGGGCGGGAGATGGCCGAGATCTTCGCGCGGTACCCGGGTGCCGTGCAGCGGGCGGCGCTGCTCGGCCGGGAATGCTCGTTCGAACTGCATCACATCGCACCGAAGCTGCCGCCGTTCGACGTTCCGGCGGGGTACACCGAAGCGTCCTACCTGAAGAAGCTCACCCTTGAGGGCGCGAAGGACCACGAGAAGAACAAAACTCCCGAGTACCGCCGAAAAGCCCGGAAGCTGATCACGCACGAACTGGAGATCATCGAAAAGCTGGGCTTCCCCGGCTACTTCCTGATCGTCTGGGACATCGTGCGGTTCTGCCGGGAGAAGAAGATCCTCTGCCAGGGCCGGGGTTCGGCCGCGAATTCGGCGGTCTGCTACGCGCTCGGCATCACCAAGGTCGACGCCGTGCGCTACGGACTGCTCTTCGAACGGTTCCTCGCCCCCGACCGCGACGGCTATCCGGACATCGACCTCGACATCGAGTCCGACCGCCGTGAGGAGGCGATCCAGTACGTCTACGAAAAATACGGACGGCTGAACACCGCGCAGGTGGCGAACGTGATCACCTACCGGGCGCGGTCCGCGGTCCGGGACGCGGCGCGTGCACTGGGGTACTCGCCCGGCCAGCAGGACGCGTGGAGCAAGCAGATCGACCGCTGGGGCGCGTTGCGGGCCACGGAGAAGGACCACGATCACGACATCCCCGGCGAAGTCGTCGAGCTGGCTTGCGCGCTCGAAGACTTTCCCCGGCATCTCGGCATCCATTCCGGCGGGATGGTGATCTGCGAACAGCCGGTGAGCGAGGTCGTGCCGATCGAATGGGCCCGGATGGAGAACCGCAGCGTCGTGCAGTGGGAGAAGGACGACTGCGCCGCCGCGGGTTTGGTCAAATTCGATCTGCTCGGACTAGGGATGTTGTCGGCCCTGCACTATATGATAGATCTGGTTCACGACCACAAAGGGGAAGAGGTCGACATCTCCGAATTGGATCTCAAGGATCAGAACGTCTACGAAATGCTGTGCCGCGCCGATGCGATCGGCGTTTTCCAGGTGGAGAGCCGTGCGCAGCTGGCCACCCTGCCCCGCTTGCGCCCCAGGAAGTTTTACGACCTCGCCGTCGAGGTCGCGCTCATCCGGCCCGGTCCGATCCAGGGTGGTTCGGTGCATCCCTACATCCGGCGCAAGAACGAGCAGGAGAAATGGGATTTCGACCATCCGAAACTGGAGAACGCGCTGAAGAAGACCCTCGGCGTCCCGTTGTTCCAGGAACAGATGATGCAGATAGCCCTCGACGTCGCCGATTTCACCCCGGCGGAGGCGGATCAGTTGCGGCACGCCATGGGCGCGAAGCGTTCCGAGCAGAAGATGGAGCGGCTCAAAAGGCGATTCCTCGAAGGCGCCGCGAAGCATGACATCGGCGAGGAGCTCGCGGAGAAGATTTTCGGCAAGCTCAAGGCGTTCGCGAATTTCGGTTTCCCGGAGAGCCACGCGCTGAGCTTCGCCCTGCTGGTGTTCGCGAGCGCGTATTTCAAGTACTACCACCCGGACGCGTTCCTGGCCGGGCTGCTGCGCGCTCAGCCGATGGGGTTCTATTCGCCGCAGTCGCTGGTCGCCGACGCGCGGCGGCACGGGGTGCGGGTGCTCGGCCCGGACATCAACGCGAGCCTCCCGCACGCGACGCTGGAACCCTTGCCGGAAGGGGGAGAACTGCTCGCCGTGCGGGGTGGTCTGTCCACCGTGCGGATGATCGGCGAGAACCTGGCGAAGGAGATCGTCGAGGAGCGGGAACGCGGCGGCCCGTTCGCGGATCTGTCCGAGGTCGCCCGGCGGGTGCGGCTGACCAAACCACAGGTCGAGGCGTTGGCCACGGCCGGCGCGTTCGGTTGTTTCGGCGAGAGCAGGCGGAGCGCGCTCTGGGCGGCGGGTGCCGTCGCCGACGAGAGCCTGGAGAAGCTGCCGGGGCTCACCACCGGGGTCAAGGCGCCGATGTTGCCGGGGATGGACGAAATCGACGTCGCCGCCGCGGACGTCTGGGCCACCGGGGTGTCGCCGGACAGCTTCCCGACCCAGTTCATCCGGGAGAACCTCGACGAACTCGGCGTCGTCACGGCGGCGGGTCTGCGCGAGATCCCGCACGGCACGCGGGTGCTGACCGGTGGCGCGGTGACCCATCGCCAGCGGCCCGCGACAGCGGGAGGCGTCACCTTCATGAACCTCGAAGACGAGACGGGGATGATCAACGTCATCTGCACGGTGGGGGTGTGGCAGCGCTATCACCGGGTCGCCCGCGGCAGTCCCGCGCTGCTGGTCCGCGGCGTGGTCGAGCGCACCGGAGAGGTGGTGAACGTCCTCGCCGAACAGATGCGGCACCTGCCGCTGCGGATCACCGCGAAGTCCCGTGATTTCCACTGACCTCACTTGACGGCCCGGCGGTGTCCGTGCTGTAGTTCGATCAACGTCGCAGTGCACCCGGCAAAGAGACCGTCGTGGGCGCGGAGGCGTCGGACCATGGGAAATCATGGAAACCCCTTCTTCGCCGAACGGCCGGTTGACGGCGTTCGGAAATCAACTCGTCCAAGTTCACAACTGGTTGCGTAAAGAGCTGGCCAGGCTGCACGACGACCTCGGGTCGGTCGCGGACGGCCGTGCCGAGCGGCTGCGCGATCTCCGGGCGCATTGCCTCACCTTCTGCTCGGCGCTGACCAGACATCACACCGGCGAGGACGGCGGCGCTTTCCTTGTGCTGGCGGAGAAATTCCCCGAGCTGCGGCCGGTGCTCGAAGAACTCGCACACGACCACGAAGTCATGACCGGGATCATCGAACGGCTCGAAGAACTGGTCGCCGAGGTCGGCCCGGGGTCGAGCCAGCCCGAGATCCTGTACGTCCAGCGGGAACTGGACGGGCTCACGGCGATCATGGAGACGCATTTCCGCTACGAAGAGAAGCGGATCGTCGAGGCGCTCGACTCGCTGGACATGCCGGAGTGGCAGGACTCGAAACCGGCCTTCCTGCTGAAAACACATTAGGACATAATCTGTCCTATACGGGTTCTAACGTTCTCCTCATCGCACCACGACGACTGAGGAGAACTCCGATGAGCAACCCGATCCCCGACGGCTACCACTCGGTCACCCCGTGGATCATCTCGCGCGACACCGCGGGCGTGATCGACTTCCTCAAACGCGTCTTCGACGCCGAGCCGATGGGCGAACCGGTGTACGTCGAGGGCGGGAAGATCGGGCACGCCGAGGTCCGCGTCGGCGACTCGGTCGTCATGCTGTTCGACGCGCAGGACGACTGGGTCGAGACCCCGGCGTACTTGCGGCTCTACGTCGAAGACAGCGTGGAGACGCAACGCCGCGCCATCGAGGCGGGCGCCAAGGAGGTCACGAGGCAGACCGAGCTCTTCTTCGGCGACCGCGTCGGCCGGGTGCTCGACCCGTTCGGCAACCTGTGGTGGATCCAGACCCGGCTGGTCGACCTCGACTTCCCGGAGATGGAGCGCCGGATGAACGATCCGAAGTTCATCGAGGCCATGAAGTACGTGTCGGGTTCGAAGATCATCCCGACCCGCTGAATTCGGTAGGGTGGTGATCGCGACGCGGAGGTGAGCCGGTGGATCACCACCCACTCCGGGGCAACCCCGGGGAGTACGAGGACAGCAAGACAAGGCGCCCCGCGCGAGAGCGGCATGCTTCGCGTGCGGGTTCGCGCGGATGACAGGAGAAAAAGTCACCTCCGCGTCGCTTCTCGGGCCGATGCCGGTCTGGCGGTGGCAGGTCGCCCGCTGGACGACGTTCGACGAGTGCGCCGCCGCGCTCGACCTGACGCCCGGTGAACTCTCGTGGTTCGCCGACGCGAAGGGCTGGAACCGGCGAGCGGCCGATCCGGTCCGGCATTACGGCTACCGCTGGATCCCGACCGCCTCGGGCGGGGTCCGGCTCATCGAGCGGCCGAAGCCGCGGCTCGCCGAACTACAGCGCCGGATCCTGCGGCACGTCGTCGAGGCGCTGCCGGTGCACGAGGCCGCGCACGGGTTCCGGCGCGGACGGTCACCCCTGTCCTGCGCCACCCCGCACGCCGGTCGGGAAACCGTGGTCCGGATGGATCTCGAAGGGTTCTTCCCGACGGTGTCCGCGCGCCGGATCTCGGCGCTGCTCGCGCTCGCCGGGTATCCGCCCGCCGTGGCGGAGGCACTGGCGGGCGTGCTCACCACGGCCGTCCCGCCCGACGTCCTCGCCACCGTGCCCGGCGGGCGGCGGGATCCCGCGCGTGCGCGGCTGCTGAGCAACCTGGCGGCCACGCATCTGCCGCAGGGCGCGCCGTCCTCGCCCGCGGTCGCGAACGCGGTCACGCACCATCTGGACCGGCGGCTCGACGGTCTCGCGCTGTCACTGGGCGCGGCCTACACGCGGTACGCCGACGATCTGGCGTTCTCCGGGGATTCGCTGCCGTTGCACCGGTTGCTGCCCGGCGTCCGGCGGATCGTGACCGGCGAGGGGTTCCGGCTGCGGGACGACAAGACGTCGATCGCCGGTGCGCATCAGCGGCAACGGGTCGCGGGCCTGGTGGTCAACAGCGCGCCCGCCGCGACGCGCGCCGACTACGACGCCCTGCGCGCGCTGCTGCACAACTGCGCCCGGACCGGGCCCGAGGCACAGAACCGGGCCGCGCATCCGGACTTCCGCGCCCATCTGCTCGGCCGTATCGGCTGGATCGCCGCGTCGTCGGAGGCACGGGCGGCGAAGTTGCGCGCGTTGTTCGACGGGATCACCTGGGTTCGAGCGAGTATGCGATCCTGAACGGGTGATCGAGACCGCCGAAGACTATCGAGAAGCCGTCCTTTCCCAGCAATGGTGGGAAAAACGCAGTTTCGTCGGCTGCGACTTCACCGAGGCCGACCTGCGCGGGCTGCGTACCCAGGGCTGCACCTTCGACCAGTGCGACTTCACCAAGGCCGACTTCGAGGGCTCGCGGCACGAGGCATCGGCGTTCCGGTCCTGCACGTTCGACCGCAGTGTGCTCGCCGGCACACGGTGGAGCTCCTGTTCGATGCTCGGATCGTCCTTTGTGGACTGCCGGTTCCAGAAGATCGCGTTCACCGAATGCGATCTGTCGCTGGTCTCGTTGAGCCGCAATCGACTGTCCAAAGTGGATCTCTCCGGCTTGCGGCTGCGCGAGGCCAACCTGACCGAGGCGGATCTCACCGGCGCCGATCTGCGCGGCGCCGACCTCACCGGAGCCCGGCTGGCCGGGGCGAAGCTCGTGGGTGCCGACCTGCGCGGCGCGCGGATCGACGCCAACGGCCTGGTGCAGGCGAACCTTTCGGGCGTCCACGTGGACACCGAGACCGCGGTGGCCTACGCCGCCGCGCACGGCCTCGTCATCCACTGAAGCCCGCGTCATGAAAGGGCCCTTCCCGGCGAGTTCCGCCGGGAAGGGCCCTTTCATGACGTTCGAGAGCTAGTCGATCGGCGGTTCGCCCGGGTCCAGCTCGATGAGGTCGCCCTCGGCGAGCAGTTCCTCGATGGACGCCGGCAGCAGATACGCCGAGCCGCCACCCGGCTGGTTGAACCACGGGATCGCGACACCGGCGAGCGCCTCGAGCGGACGCTGCACGCGGTACACGTGATACGGCCGGTTCACCCACTCCGGCACGAGCGAGCGCTCCTCGAACGGCGTCCCGGCCGCGTAGGTCAGGTTGCCGTTCGGGCCGCCGAAACGGTCCAGTTCGCTGCCCGCGGGCAGCTCACGCAGTTCCTTGCCGCGGAACAGCGTCAGCGGCGGCTCGCCGTTGAGCGGCGAGATCGGCCAGTTCTGCTTGGCGTCGGGCGGTCCCGCGTTCGGCGAGACCGGCGGACGGGCCGGTTCCTCGCGCCGCATCGGCGGAGACGGCGTCACCGGAGGCTCGCGCCGGGGCGGAGCGGGCGGCGGGCTCGCCAGCGCCGGGTTCGGCGGCCGCACCGGGGGCGCGGGCGGGACCGGAGCGGGAGCGGGCTCGTCGTCCAAATCGTCCCCGAGCAGCTCCTCGGCCGTCGTGAACGCCGTCTGCTCCTGTGCCGGGATCGACTCCCTCGGCGGCACCGGATGCGAACCCGTCGCGATCTCGGGGGAGAGCGTCGCCAGCACGGGCCGTGCCGGAGCGGGAGGCGGCTCCTCGACAGGCTGCTGTTCGACGACGGGCGGCTCGTCGAAGTGCTGCTCGTCGGCGGGCGGGGCGCCGTTCGGGTTCAGCAGGACCTTGCCGAGCATGAACGCGGCCGCGTCCTCGGCGTCGCCGAACACCGCCGGGTTGGTCAGCTTCCCGTCGTACCAGCCGACCCGCCAGCCGCCGCCGTCCACCTGCTCGACGCTCCAGCCGTGCTCGGCGGGAGAGCCGATGCGGTAGACGTCGTCGGGCACGTCGAGGTCGTCGAACTTCGACTGCAGTTCGTTCAGCACCGGCACGGGGTGCTCGACGCGGCGCGGTGCTTCCTCGCGCTGGGGTTCGGGCTCCGGACGGGACACGGGGGCGGTAGCAAAGGTCCCCCGCTCCTGCTGCGGGCCGTCGACCTGCGTGACCTCGGAGTCCGAGAGCGGAGGCGGCTCCGCGT contains these protein-coding regions:
- a CDS encoding reverse transcriptase family protein, with translation MTGEKVTSASLLGPMPVWRWQVARWTTFDECAAALDLTPGELSWFADAKGWNRRAADPVRHYGYRWIPTASGGVRLIERPKPRLAELQRRILRHVVEALPVHEAAHGFRRGRSPLSCATPHAGRETVVRMDLEGFFPTVSARRISALLALAGYPPAVAEALAGVLTTAVPPDVLATVPGGRRDPARARLLSNLAATHLPQGAPSSPAVANAVTHHLDRRLDGLALSLGAAYTRYADDLAFSGDSLPLHRLLPGVRRIVTGEGFRLRDDKTSIAGAHQRQRVAGLVVNSAPAATRADYDALRALLHNCARTGPEAQNRAAHPDFRAHLLGRIGWIAASSEARAAKLRALFDGITWVRASMRS
- a CDS encoding HD domain-containing protein gives rise to the protein MSSPALRRALTDPGEPPLRPLPEEVGGLLEKLAAPPRLAAHLRAVHDVACTLADWLEKRHPEVVFDREVTLFGAAVHDVGKTIHREELSGPGSAHEQAGYELLVSQGIDEDRARFARTHAAWGADVGVEDLLVSVADKVWKAKRVTDLEQALVDRLAAATGQPPWEVFMALDDALERIAAEADGRLAFQASHPVGD
- a CDS encoding pentapeptide repeat-containing protein, with translation MIETAEDYREAVLSQQWWEKRSFVGCDFTEADLRGLRTQGCTFDQCDFTKADFEGSRHEASAFRSCTFDRSVLAGTRWSSCSMLGSSFVDCRFQKIAFTECDLSLVSLSRNRLSKVDLSGLRLREANLTEADLTGADLRGADLTGARLAGAKLVGADLRGARIDANGLVQANLSGVHVDTETAVAYAAAHGLVIH
- a CDS encoding VOC family protein, whose translation is MSNPIPDGYHSVTPWIISRDTAGVIDFLKRVFDAEPMGEPVYVEGGKIGHAEVRVGDSVVMLFDAQDDWVETPAYLRLYVEDSVETQRRAIEAGAKEVTRQTELFFGDRVGRVLDPFGNLWWIQTRLVDLDFPEMERRMNDPKFIEAMKYVSGSKIIPTR
- a CDS encoding error-prone DNA polymerase; its protein translation is MGWNNPPKPWKDLARELAGEVQPGDGGDSPAWSAKREGYQRPADLSGLIGDDDGATAHRVPYAELHCHSNFSFLDGASHPEELVEEAARLGLDAIALTDHDGMYGVVRFAEAARELGVHTVFGTELSFGLSGPQNGFADPEGEHLLLLAKKQEGYLSLNRAITAGQLYGFDRESLSPKERAEKGRPVYDLRAVAEEVSGGCVVLTGCRKGAVRKALVTGGPVAAVEKLKELIDCFGRENVYVELIDHSLPLDSTHNDLLSEMAEEFGLPTVATTAAHYARPERAPLADALSAIRARRGLEDMEGWLPAAGTAFLRSGREMAEIFARYPGAVQRAALLGRECSFELHHIAPKLPPFDVPAGYTEASYLKKLTLEGAKDHEKNKTPEYRRKARKLITHELEIIEKLGFPGYFLIVWDIVRFCREKKILCQGRGSAANSAVCYALGITKVDAVRYGLLFERFLAPDRDGYPDIDLDIESDRREEAIQYVYEKYGRLNTAQVANVITYRARSAVRDAARALGYSPGQQDAWSKQIDRWGALRATEKDHDHDIPGEVVELACALEDFPRHLGIHSGGMVICEQPVSEVVPIEWARMENRSVVQWEKDDCAAAGLVKFDLLGLGMLSALHYMIDLVHDHKGEEVDISELDLKDQNVYEMLCRADAIGVFQVESRAQLATLPRLRPRKFYDLAVEVALIRPGPIQGGSVHPYIRRKNEQEKWDFDHPKLENALKKTLGVPLFQEQMMQIALDVADFTPAEADQLRHAMGAKRSEQKMERLKRRFLEGAAKHDIGEELAEKIFGKLKAFANFGFPESHALSFALLVFASAYFKYYHPDAFLAGLLRAQPMGFYSPQSLVADARRHGVRVLGPDINASLPHATLEPLPEGGELLAVRGGLSTVRMIGENLAKEIVEERERGGPFADLSEVARRVRLTKPQVEALATAGAFGCFGESRRSALWAAGAVADESLEKLPGLTTGVKAPMLPGMDEIDVAAADVWATGVSPDSFPTQFIRENLDELGVVTAAGLREIPHGTRVLTGGAVTHRQRPATAGGVTFMNLEDETGMINVICTVGVWQRYHRVARGSPALLVRGVVERTGEVVNVLAEQMRHLPLRITAKSRDFH
- a CDS encoding hemerythrin domain-containing protein is translated as METPSSPNGRLTAFGNQLVQVHNWLRKELARLHDDLGSVADGRAERLRDLRAHCLTFCSALTRHHTGEDGGAFLVLAEKFPELRPVLEELAHDHEVMTGIIERLEELVAEVGPGSSQPEILYVQRELDGLTAIMETHFRYEEKRIVEALDSLDMPEWQDSKPAFLLKTH
- a CDS encoding DNA polymerase Y family protein yields the protein MLVLWCPDWPAVAAAALAGEPVGRPAAVFSANRVVACTAVARGYGVRRGMRRREAQSCCPELAVFGEDDGRDARLFESVAQAVEGLAVGVEVVRPGIVAVPVDGAAGYFGGEHGLLERLVDEVSVAAGVECQVGVADGLFAATLAARRSTLVGPGGTAEFLAPLPIRELDQPEAGRTELVTLLRQLGLRTLGAFATLGESDVSARFGMEGVLAHRLARGRSERPPLRRRPPPELSLAKTFDPPIDRVDAAAFVAKGLGESFHAGLAAHGLACTRLGIYATTETGEQLGRVWRCAEPLTPSGVADRVRWQFEGWLKVRDTSARPRSGVVRLRLEPEETVEGRSLQLGLWQAGAAGALRPSTEDEGLAGERAGRALVRVQGLLGPESVFTAVLDGGRGPAERVRLVPWGDRREKSARADANWAGRLPSPSPATVFARPVPAQVLDENGRVVEITARRRVTGTPFLVSFEGGEPREVLAWAGPWLVGVRAGAGHARSGTRIRVQVLLADGQGAEEAVLLRFAHHENPMWTLEGKYD